One Methanobacterium alcaliphilum genomic region harbors:
- a CDS encoding hydrogenase iron-sulfur subunit → MAEDDVKIVMFCCNWCSYGGADTAGTARMQYPPNVRVIRVMCSGRIEPQFVFKAFREGADGVIVAGCHHGDCHYDAGNYKLDRRMRLIYKLAEDMGIGKERIYHDWISASEGEKFANTVTMMVNRIKDLGPSPLKAQIEAEA, encoded by the coding sequence TAAAAATTGTAATGTTTTGTTGCAACTGGTGCTCCTACGGTGGGGCTGACACTGCAGGTACAGCAAGGATGCAATACCCGCCAAATGTCCGAGTAATTCGAGTAATGTGTTCCGGACGAATTGAACCACAATTTGTGTTCAAAGCTTTCCGAGAAGGCGCTGACGGTGTTATTGTAGCAGGTTGTCACCACGGAGACTGCCACTACGACGCAGGAAACTACAAACTTGATAGAAGAATGAGACTTATCTACAAACTAGCAGAAGATATGGGAATTGGAAAAGAAAGGATTTACCACGACTGGATCTCTGCATCTGAAGGTGAAAAATTCGCTAACACCGTTACCATGATGGTTAACCGAATTAAGGATTTAGGTCCATCCCCATTGAAAGCACAAATTGAGGCTGAAGCATAA